The Elaeis guineensis isolate ETL-2024a chromosome 3, EG11, whole genome shotgun sequence region TTCCTAATAAGTTATCCAAAAAGTtactttttgagaaaaaaaaaatttcccacGAACCAAAAGAGTCCTTAAGGAATACCCCGATTAATGAAGAGAAAGACCTTTTCAgtccataaataaataaataaataaatagaccaCCAAACTGAACCATTCGAATCGCTATAACTTCTTAGGAAGAAAAGTTCGTCCCACAAACCGAACAAGTCCTTAAGGAGTGCCCCAATTAATGAAAAAGAAGTCTTTTTCagtctataaataaataaataaataaataaataaaccacCAAATTGAACCATTCAAATCGCTATAACtttttgagaagaaaagttctttccgcGAACTGAACGAGTCCTTAAGGAGTGCATCAGTTAATGAAGAGAAAGTCCTTTTcagtttataaataaataaatcatcaaattcAACCGTCCAAATCACTTTCGGTGTTAGCTTTGGCTTATGCTTCATCATCAAGTTGAATGGTGTTAGCTTTGGCTTCTCCATCACAGTCAAAACCCTCGTCTGAGAGGAAGAGAATGGGGCACgatgattagatcaagatctcagagagagagagagagagagagagagagaagccccTATATGCACATTCTTACCCAACCTTTTCCCATAGTTGAATTAATGCTTTCTATATAGAAACTATAACTTCAAAAGAAAAATATCCCAATCCATGTAGTACAATGCTAAACCCAACATGAAAAGATGCACACATTTTAATCTGGCCGTTTGGGTCCGTTATCTCGTAGAGAAAAGTCTCCAAATGCTTTTTTTTTCCCTTAATATATGCACAATCTAGTTATGACCTCCCAATGAAACACATTTAATTGGTCATTATCCTCTCAATTGGCTACCCCTTAATCCTTTTCATGTGAAAATTAAGAAAAGTTATTACAATAAGATTACCACCATCCACACCTTAATTCCTTTTCAGTAAAAATTAAGAaagccaaacaccaaaatatggcCTATTAAATGTATGCCATAAGGGCCAAACATGACGTTTACCAGCTAATttccaaaatatatatatcataaatgtCGTAATGTACACCATAAAGTTCAAATATGATGTTTGTCTTCCCTGCAATGCTGGGTAACCAAAGCATACATCATAAACATCATATTAAATATAGAAGAAGCAATCAATCTATCTGTATTAATTTATTGCATTAGTGATGGACACAAGCTACAAAAATATACAACCGGAAGAGAAACAATATTCAACTACATCCACAACGAATCCATCCTCATGTGGTCTTCCTTGGATCCAACCCTCCAAAGTCCAAACCAAACAAGACGTGGTAGAAGGGACAACTCGTTAGTATTGCCTTTATACTCTTTTTCTAATATTGTTAGGTAAAGCCTAATTACTCAAAATATTATGCATGCTTGTATGTACGTATccattatgtatgtatatgtatggtcACAGTGTTTgggagcaacaaaaaaaaaatgaccatTGTACTATGGTTCGAGGCCAAAAGGGTATTAATGATTACATGTAAGAAAAAAATCAGCAAACATGAGGGATGAAGATTTTCAAAAGAAGAATGAGTTAGCttcaattgattttttttcttgcactaaATGATTCTGCTGTATTCAATGTGTTGGAAGACACTTTACAAAATAAGTATAGACAATTTACTTTGGATATATGATGGAAAATCGATGTGAAACTGCATCCATTTTAGAAGAAACTTATACAATCTAGGGATGAAAGGGGGTCCTCATTCCAAGATTATCGGAATGAATACAATACTCATGTTAATAAATTGATAGCTACCGATGTTAGGATGGTGCACatactataattttatttttaaaaaaatgttgtAGTACTAAAAGCTTACTTAGCTGAAGAGTTTCTCTCACTGTTTTGAGTAGCAAAATATTCATCTACAAACTGTTTAGCTCCGATACGCGCTATTCGAGCTGTGTGCACATTTTTTCTTGGTAGATCCTCTCATTTTGGCAGTATAAATTATCCACTCTATATACACTATCCATGCCTTTATATTATCTTGGATGCTTTGCCAAGATACCACTTGAATTATTCCACCTAACGAGCTAATGTTCATGGAAGCATTTCTAATATTGGTCATGTCATTCCAAACATTATGAGTAAAATGATATGTAGCTATCATACCACGATGTTATAATACCTCTGCCACTGGTTTAATGGTCCTCTTCTAGCAAGGATAGATTTACAAGGAATCCTTTTCCAAAGCATTCTCCATCATGAGCAACGGACTCCAGCGAAGACGGGAGCTTTCCACACCCATTCAAAATCCTCATTGCATTCCCCAGTCTCATTATCAACAAGACAAAAAAACCCATACATTTCTTTGGGATGCAATTTACTTCACCTTTTCCTCTCCAGGAAAAATTCGCCCTTCCTGTCAAAAAATGCCATCAACTCTATCACTTTCCCATTTCTTATCCAACGTAACTCCGGTCTTTTGTCGCAAATTATCCATATTAAAGGCGGTGGGCAGTATATTTGCAGCCAAGCTCACCACAGTCGGAGAGCAAATTTTCTTccttccattttttcttcaacttCGTCTGCGTCCTCTACAAAGCCTTGTTTCCACAATACTTTAATTTCCACAATTGCAGAGAAAACACGAGCTGGTTGGCCTGACCAACAGATGAAAGCAATAAAGAGAGCCTGGTGAACAGCTTTCCGTTAAATTCTTCCGGGACGAAGGTGtttcagaggagatcaagagccATTGGTATCTAGAAGATGGGGAATGAGAAGGAGTTGGTTAGGAACGTAGGTCGAATTGAACCCCGATCGCTTAGTTTAGGATTGCTCGTCGGATTCTTTCTTGCCTTGTTCACCTACATCTCCATGTCTGATCGTTACACAACTCCTCTACTAACTGGTAAGAAACTTTCAACCGAACTGATAATCTCACAGTTTGAAGCTGTTGCATGACAACCTAAATTTAGCATTGCCTTGAAATTCATATAACTCCGGTTGGTTTTGCAGTTGAGTCCCGAGCAGCATCATCTTATGGAGTTCCTACCAGTCCCATGGTGGAAAACAAGATGAATTCATCACAGCTAGGTAAGACCAGAATATGACCTTAAGCTGGCAACTATTGTTTATCATTGCCCGAGCTGATCCTCTGATTCATATAGGTCTCGAAACTTGTTTAGATAAAGTGAGAATTATCATGATGAGTCTTTGAGTTTGATCCTTACCTTAGATGGGACAAGCTCTGTTTCTCCCTTAGGATCTGTTGGGTTCTTTGACAACCATGACTTACAACATTACAATCACTGAGAAGATGCAGGACCAAGAAATGCTACGGAGGAGAATCCGGGATCAGATCTGTTCAAGAAGAATGATGCTATTAAAGTGCAACCGAGTTCATCATCTGTAATTCATGATGCTTCCTCTGGAAGGCTGGATGCAAGTAGTCCTCAGAAACTAGGTGAGCCAAAGATTAGAGTATTCATATTAATATCACAGCTCAAAATATGTGTGAGTTGACTGGGCTCCATCAGCAAGTAGTCCCATTGGGACTTCAAGTAGTTTGTGTCATGCGACCCTAGCTGATTTTGCAGAGTTAAACGAGTCGACTAAATTTTACTTTAGGTAGCTCACTTCAAAGGGAACGCTATTCTCTTTGTAACAGGGAATGAAAACATCAGAGAGGATACGCATGAGAAGGATGGAGAAAAGAGGGTCTCAGACAAAACTTCTTCGACTCAGAAAGAAGATATCATCAATTCCAAGCGACCAGGTATGTTGGTTGTCTTTCTAAATTGAATCTCAGAGTCTCAATGGTTTAAACTGGCATTTATGGATATCCAGCATGTTATTTCAGCCTAAATAACCGAAATACCTGTAATAACACAGTGAGTCACTCAAAATAGTCGGGTTGGATGAGTCAAGCATGTGAGGAGTTGAGCTCTCCAAGCTTCTGGTTCCAAGGACCAGTGTCTAatgtagggttttttttttttttttttgatttttgctttgtaAAGGTGAAAGGAGTGCGGATGTCGAGCCTCAAAGGAAGCCAATATGCGATTTTTCTAGTCGAAGATCTGATGTCTGTAAAATGGAAGGAGACGTCAGGATTCATGGGAAGTCGTCCTCTGTGGTGTTTGTTACTTCCAATCAAATGGGAAATCCAGAATCAAATGAATCGTGGCGACTTAAAACTTATGCTCGTAAGTTCGACAAAACCGCAATGAAGAGAATCAGGGAAGTGTCCGTTAAAATGTCAAGTAGCATTGAAGCCCCTCGTTGCACCCTTAATCACAGCATCCCCGCCGTTGTATTTGCGGTTGGTGGGTACACCGGAAACGTATACCATGACTATAGTGATGCGTTGATTCCTCTCTTCGTAACTTCGCGACAATTTAACGGAGACGCCCAGTTACTCATAACCAATACACAGCTTTGGTGGGTGCACAAGTACCGCCACATTCTGAAAAGCCTGAGTCGATATGAAATTATTGATTTCGACAATGATGATCAAGTTCGTTGCTACCCACATGCGATCGTCGGCCTCGAAAGccatgaagatatggccatcgaCCCCTCGAGAGCTCCAAATGGGTATTCCATGGTGGACTTCACAAAGTTTTTGAGGGGTGCCTACTCTCTTGATCGAGACTCGCCCATCAAGATGGGAGAACATCCTGAGAAGAAGCCAAGGCTTGTAATCATAGATAGACTCCGAACCAGAAGACTTATTAATATCAAGGAAATTGTTAAAATGGCGGGGGAGTTGGGCTATGAGGTGCTGCGAGCAGAGGCCGAGTTTGGGACTGAAGTTGCTGAATTTGCACATCTCATTAATTCATGCGATGTGATGATGGGCGTGCATGGGGCCGGACTCACAAATTTGGTTCTCCTTCCAACGAATGCAGTGTTTATCCAGGTAGTCCCGTGGGGTAGGTTGGAATCGATAGCCAACTATGACTTTGGGGACCCAGCCAGGAACATGAAGCTGCAGTACTTGGAGTATGGTATCAGTGAAGAAGAAAGCACTCTGATAAATCTGTATCCGAGAGACCATCCTGTGTTCAAAGATCCCATGTCAATTCACAGGCTCGGATGGAATGCTATGGCGAAAGTATACCTAGTTGAACAGAGTGTGAAGCTAGATTTGAGAAGGTTTAGACCTGTTCTGCTGAAAGCCCTCGAGCTCCTCCATTAACAATAGAATAAATGCATTGGTTGTATCTTTAGCATTCACGCTTTTAGTTAATTATTGTCTCACTACTTAATTTGTTTTCAATAAAGAAAGAGTTTCGTTCGTTTTTCTTTTTCTGTATAATTCCTTTCTTTATATGTTAATTGCACACATAAATATCTTtatttacatatatacatattgaTATCAAAACTCTAAGTTAAACCTTAATAACTCAAGTTACTTGCCATGCCTTTCCTTGCTTGGTCTTATGAAGCTTCTAACCAGTGAAATACTTGTGTTTCTTGATATGCAGCCACCAATCTCCCAATGGTTTAGATCTTAATCATAGCCAAAACACCATTATGATTTTGTAGTAGAGTATAAACTAACTATAAGTTTCAAAGAGTCAAATGAGAATTCGCAAATAAGCAAAGGAAATTCAATCGACAAGAAACTTGGGAACTAAACTGAGAAGGCAACAGTTAAATGATCAAATTTTGTGAGCATTGTTGGGTGGACAatatcccccccccccccccccccccccccctccccctctgCCTTCAATTTCCACCACTATACACAAAAAATACCAGATCTAACGCCACAGTGTCCTCACAATGGAAGAAGAGAACAAAGCAGGATGTCTCTTTTCAAATCAACCTGAAcaatgaaaagagagagagagcagaactCAGTAATTGCTATATTTGATCTCCTCTCTTCAGCTTTAATCATAAACCGACTCATTGCTGTTTAACTTTCTATTCTCATCGATGAATCTCAGTCGACATTTGTAAAAAGGAGAAATATTATTGATTGTTTCCTCAATGCATATGAGATCGTGGCATATTGCAAGCGCACAGATGAAAAATGGTTGCTTTCTAAGTTAGACTTTGAGAAGACCTTTGACAAATTGAACTGGAAGTTTCTTTTTGAAATGCTACATGCCAGAGACTTTCCTATCATATGGATTGAATGAATTCATCGCCTTCTCTCATCGGCCTCCATTTCTCTATTAGTGAATGGTTCTCCTAGTAGATGGATAAAATGCAAGCAAGGTCTTAGGTAAGGAGATCCAATCTCACCTTCCCTCTTCATTTTTGCAGTAGATGTTCTTGCTTAATTGCTCAAAAAAGCGAATGCGTTCGGGTTAATTAAAAGAATTGGTAGCCTTAAGGAGTACAAGGGTATTTTGAACTTACAGTTTACAGATGACACTTCTATTTTATGCTGGGGAACAGGAAAGTATATTGGCAACCAAGGCTATCTTGTTGGCGTTTGAAGCTGCTTCCATGCTAAAAATTAACTTCCACAAAAGCTCCATTCATTGCCTAAACATGAATGATGGGGAGGTTTCATAGTTTGCATCTTGGTTGAActacaagaagagagattttctgTTCATCTATCTGGGCCTGCCTTTGCATTTTAGGAAGCTTCCAAAGCAATGTTGGTTATTTTTGATTGAAAAAGTGAGTGCAAGACTTGCAACTTGGAAAGAAAAATTACTTTCATAAGGAGGCAGGTTAATCTTGATCAATGCTGTGATGTCAGCCCTACCTTCATATTACATGTCCATCTTCAAACTGCCAACTTGGATTATTAGTAAAATTGACAAGATGAGAAGAGCTTTTTTATGAAAAGGTTCTGATGAAGTCAATGGATTTCATTGCCTGGTGAGTTGGGAGGTTGTTTGTAAGTCCAAAGAACAAAAGGGTCTAGGTGTCAAAAACTTGTCCCAATTGAACAACTCTTTGCTTACTAAATGATCTTGGAGGTTCCTTCATGGGGCAAATGATCCTTGGTGTCACCAAATTGCAAGAGCTTATTACTCAAGAAAGAAGTTTGGAATGCAAATGAGAAAGTCGACTTTGGAGCTATCTTCCATTTGGAAGGATATCAGTTTGAAGAATGAGGCTTTTTGAAACTGTGTGGCTTTTAAATACGGCAACGGGAGGTCAATTAGATTCTGAAAAGATGCTTGGATTGATGCAATTcttctttgttatagttttgatGATCTTTATAGACGGACATTGAAGTCTAACTTGCCCGTTGCGTCATTTTGAAATATGAGCACATTGAGGTGGTGTGTCCCATTGATGGATCCTTTGATAAGGTATGAGTCATATCGGCTTCAGTTGTTGTATGACCTTCTCTCTTCTACGGTGCCGTCTCATATTATAGATATTCCTATTTGAAAGTTTGCACACAATGGCTTTTTTACTGTTGATTTCTTTTACAAGTTCCTAAATTTTAGTGGTTTGAGATGcctttttcaaaatataatttgaaaaatGCCGAGCCCAGAGAAAGTTAAAGTATTTTTATGGTTGGCAGTCAAGAACAAATTACACACCGATAAAGTGCTTGCTAGGAAGGGTTGGAATGTTAGTACTGATTGCTGCTTTTGTGGTGCCAACTTTGAGTCCATTAATCACCTCTTCTTCCATTGCTCATTTGCAAGAAGTATTTGGGAAACCATAAAATTACAGTTGAATCTTAAAGGAAGACCAGTGAACTTTCTTGATCTTTGGACATGTTGAAGAGGGAAGAACAAAGGCAAGTTGGCAAAGAAGGTGGGGCATCAACTTTTTGCAGCTGCTTGTTGGGAGCTTTGGAGGGAGAGAAATGTCCGCATCTTCCTAAATCAGAAGAATTCAGTATTCTTAGTCTTACAGAAGCTGTTCCAATCTTTTTTTGATTGGAGACATCTGGGTTCTACTAAGTTTCAGGTCCAATATCAAAATCTATGAAATAGGTTGCAGTCCCTTGCTATGCATCCCACTTTCTAAAACTTCTTCTAGGGATGGGATATGAGTTTTGTTTTGCCCATAAAACTGCTTCTTTGGGTGAGATATGGGTTCTGTTATTATCCataaatcttctttttgtgttggaTTCTAAACAGAGCTTGTTGCTTGTTTAATCTGTATCTGTAAATTCTAAGTTTTTATTCTAATAAAATGGGGGTAGCTCTGCTACCTCCTgttcacatcaaaaaaaaaaaaaacttcaggtCGACTGTTCGCAGCAAAGTCTTTTTACAAATTTGTGAAATCACAATTCACAATTACAGAACTCAGTAATTGTGGTTGGCTCTAAAAAATAGGTTACATATTAATGAGGTGCTAGCAAAGAAAAGCTGGCCAGCAGAGGAGAATGCTCCCCTTTGTAACTGCAGTAACGATTCTACAAACCACATTCTACTTCATTGCCCATTAGCAAAGTCAATATGGTTTGCCATAAGTTTGAGCTAAAATTTTAAGAATACCTCTTTAACTTCTTCATGGACCAGACGGTGAAAGAAAAAGATGGGAGCAAATATAGGATCATTGCCCATTAGCAAAGTCAATATGGTTTGCCATAAGTTTGAGCTAAAATTTTAAGAATACCCCCTTAACTTCTTCATGGACCAGATGGCGAAAGAAAAAGATGGGAGCAAATATAGGAAAGCAAGGAATCAACTGGTTTGTTGTCTGTTGGCATATGTGGCCAGAAAGAAACAACAGAGTTTGGGGGCCAAAAATCTATCGCTGCCACAGGTGTCTCTAAATTAACGAAATCTGATATTCAAATTATAAATtgcaaaattatataaaaatataattttaaaattatgaaagTATGACTGAGTCTTGGCACAACGGTTAGGTTagtccatcctttttttttttttttaacattatatAAAGGCATCAGCATGTGGAAAACGTTTCACATTCCAAAAATTCCCCTTATCTAGGTATTGTACCGAACAAGAACCAAGTAAATTCAAGGCAAATGGGATCAAGAAGGGAGTGGATTTGCCGCCATAGTGAATACTGGGTACGTCGTGGCATCACCACCACCGGCTCGACGCCCGTCTCAATCTCATCTGCCAGCGAGAAATGCCAAGACGACTGAACTCCGGTGAATTTATATCTCTCTCGAACATTCCATCGAACAGATGCTGCGCATCGCCCGCCACTCACAGACAATATGGCTTTACATTCTGCCGTTTTACTCATCAAACAGATGCCCGAGTACCTGACAGAGCAACCAAAACGTTTCCATCCATCTTCTTCTCTCCAGGACAGCGGCGAGGCCGAGTGTTCACTGGAGATCTGGACAACCGCCGCCCTACATGTCAACACGAACCACTCCCGCTCCCATGGTGGTAACGGTGCGTCTCCTGCCCACTAGACACTTCAATTGAGAACGTCCGCGTACATTTTTTATACGGATTTATGTCCTCATAGAACATTTATGCACGTGTGTGCACGTTGATGCACCATCTCCTTTGGCGGTCTTTAGATACCAAATCATTCCTCGGACAACATCAACCATTGGCATTCACTAACCGactaaaaaaagaaaattatattTGCTAGTACTCCAACCAACTGTTTGGTTGGTGCTCTTATGGATGGTACGATAAAGCTGTCGAAAAAATAaaagcagagagagaaagagagagagagagagtttaggTAGTTAAAATTATGCCACACTTGGACAACATTAATCTGATTAAGTCCTTTTCTTCATCCACCGATTAAAAAAGTCATTCCTCATATTTTGAGTGATATTTGATTGGTTAGCTAGATAATTCCATTCTTTAAGCATCCAAACATGGTATTAGCAGCAAGTCACCATTCTCGGGAGCCCACGGATGCAAAAGTCCGCATATTTTTTCCTATCCTTTGCTTCCCATAAGAATTTTATGTACAGTTTCTCACATTAGGCGTACATGTGACACGACAGCTGCATGGGACCAAAGAATTGAGTCTTCCGTTGCTGTCTCTATCACTcgattaagaaataagaattcacGTACCCGTGGTTGAAATTAGCGTGCAATCCATGACAAGAAATCCGCCCTTAtcaccagagagagagagagaggaaaaaaacgCAGAAGGTTGGCCGTGCTCCTCGCTATGGCCTTGGTATCAGCTAGGCTTAGTTTTCTTGAAGCTTTCGATCTCTAACATTTGTGGATCAAAAGACGACAGCGCTTTTGCAGTAGGTCCATCGACATAACTGAAGCAATAATGGAGCAAAGAATTGATCTGTGGTCACAGTCTTGCATTTGATCTATTCCAAGAAACTCCTCGATACATACATTTATCATGCATGAAGAAACTGGCATACATCCATCTTggtcccaaccaaattttttccaCGAAATAGGAGAACTCTGTGCATGAACACAGAGCCAtcgaattttattatataaataaaaattacaagAGAAAAGATATCATAATTATTATTGGATTCTTTTTTCAATTAACAAAATTCTCTGTATATGAAAAAGTAAAGAAAGTAGTAAAGAAATCAGAGGAAGCAGATGAAATCGCACACGTATATCATAGGGAGTACTTCTATAGGTGCCTTACAAGAGGTAATTTGGCTACTCTCAAGAGACTCAGAAGATGCTCCTTAGAGATTCAGAAGAGGATCCAAATACTGAGGAGAGGCAAAGAAACTCAAAAGTAGCAGAGCTATTATAGAAGAAGTTTCATAAGAGAGAAATTCTTCATCATCGTCTCTATCAAAACCGACGCACAGCAATAAAGAAGATTGCCACCAAGTGCATCGGGAATCAGGGACAGAAGAAGCAGGGGAGACTCAGAAAGAATGCAAACTTCATCATTATCTCCGCCAACAGCAAACCAAAGAAACACTAAACGGCCAAAAAAATAAACCAATCCAATCAATCCTCAGACAATAGCAAACAGCCAAATAACGAAACAACCTTACAATAGCCAAACAAAACCAGCAGTGTGGAGTCCGAAAATTTGAATCAAATGAGTAATCACAAGCGATCAACTCAGTTGTTTCATCGTTGTCTCCACCAACAAAGAGAACCAGAAAGACGTAGTTAGTCATTACGTAAGGCACCAATATCAGCCTATAACTGAGAGAAGCCAGCCAGTTCCTTGAAGGAAGCAAGGATGAACCATTCTGTAATTAGAGTGATAGCTTTGGCGATAACATCTTGAGGAGATCTAAATTTCTGGAGAAAAATGCGAGCATTTCGCTCAGTCCAAATAGACCAACAAACAGCAGCCACCAGGTATGTAATGGTAGAACGAGATGAACCATGAAAGCATCTCTTAACccaaatagagaaaaaatcagatAGATTATAGGGCGGAAGACAAACTGAGAGCTTAGAGCAGATGACATCCCAAATAGAGGCAACAAAAGGGCAAGTGAGAAACAGATGATCCCTAATTTCAGGAGCCCCATCACATAAACCATATTTTCTCAAGTAAAAATCCAGCTTTGCAGATAAGACTACTCTAGTATTAAGTTTGTTTAATAGAGTGAgccaaaaaaaatctttaatcTTAGAAGAAGTACAAGATTTTCAAACAACTTTAGCAAAAGACCATTTAACACCTCTGCTAATTTGAAAAGAATACAGTGAAGAAACAGAGAATGTGCCTTTAGAATTTATAAGCCAAAAGAGCTTATCCGGCTCAGAAGTAAGAGCATGATCTTGAAGCAAATATAAAATTTCTGGGCTATCAAATCAgatgaaatattagaaaaaagGATTCTCCAAGCCCCATGATCCTGGTTCAAGAAACTTTTAACATTAGAGAGTTTAGATCTGCAAGCTTTATAAAGATCGGGAAACAGCCAGAGTATTTTCAAGTCAGGGATCCAGCCCAAAATAAGGTTGATTCCTCATTCTCCACATGATATCCATATCTGTTCCAGAATGGAGGAAGAGAGAACAATATTTGGTCCCAACCAAATTAACACCCAAAATTCTCATCTTGGGGAGATTCTGGGAAATACATAGAAGCATCAACGTCCAAATAAGATGGATCTTAAAGAGTGTCCCTGTCAGTGAAGAAGAAGTCCTCACCAgtccataaataaataaataaaccacCGAACCGCG contains the following coding sequences:
- the LOC105041140 gene encoding beta-1,2-xylosyltransferase XYXT1 isoform X1, giving the protein MGNEKELVRNVGRIEPRSLSLGLLVGFFLALFTYISMSDRYTTPLLTVESRAASSYGVPTSPMVENKMNSSQLDAGPRNATEENPGSDLFKKNDAIKVQPSSSSVIHDASSGRLDASSPQKLGNENIREDTHEKDGEKRVSDKTSSTQKEDIINSKRPGERSADVEPQRKPICDFSSRRSDVCKMEGDVRIHGKSSSVVFVTSNQMGNPESNESWRLKTYARKFDKTAMKRIREVSVKMSSSIEAPRCTLNHSIPAVVFAVGGYTGNVYHDYSDALIPLFVTSRQFNGDAQLLITNTQLWWVHKYRHILKSLSRYEIIDFDNDDQVRCYPHAIVGLESHEDMAIDPSRAPNGYSMVDFTKFLRGAYSLDRDSPIKMGEHPEKKPRLVIIDRLRTRRLINIKEIVKMAGELGYEVLRAEAEFGTEVAEFAHLINSCDVMMGVHGAGLTNLVLLPTNAVFIQVVPWGRLESIANYDFGDPARNMKLQYLEYGISEEESTLINLYPRDHPVFKDPMSIHRLGWNAMAKVYLVEQSVKLDLRRFRPVLLKALELLH
- the LOC105041140 gene encoding beta-1,2-xylosyltransferase XYXT1 isoform X2, which encodes MGNEKELVRNVGRIEPRSLSLGLLVGFFLALFTYISMSDRYTTPLLTVESRAASSYGVPTSPMVENKMNSSQLGPRNATEENPGSDLFKKNDAIKVQPSSSSVIHDASSGRLDASSPQKLGNENIREDTHEKDGEKRVSDKTSSTQKEDIINSKRPGERSADVEPQRKPICDFSSRRSDVCKMEGDVRIHGKSSSVVFVTSNQMGNPESNESWRLKTYARKFDKTAMKRIREVSVKMSSSIEAPRCTLNHSIPAVVFAVGGYTGNVYHDYSDALIPLFVTSRQFNGDAQLLITNTQLWWVHKYRHILKSLSRYEIIDFDNDDQVRCYPHAIVGLESHEDMAIDPSRAPNGYSMVDFTKFLRGAYSLDRDSPIKMGEHPEKKPRLVIIDRLRTRRLINIKEIVKMAGELGYEVLRAEAEFGTEVAEFAHLINSCDVMMGVHGAGLTNLVLLPTNAVFIQVVPWGRLESIANYDFGDPARNMKLQYLEYGISEEESTLINLYPRDHPVFKDPMSIHRLGWNAMAKVYLVEQSVKLDLRRFRPVLLKALELLH